ACGTACGTCGAGCAGTACTCGCGGGTGCTCCGGGTGGTCTCGGGGTGGCTCACCAGCCCGGACACGCCGTCGAGCGGGCCGTCGGGGAGGGTGCCGTCCTCGTCGCCGCCGTCCGCCTCGTACCCCGCCGAGACTTCGACCATCGACTCGGCCACGTCGCGGCCGTAGACGGCCATGACGGCCGCGCGGCGGTCGCCCTGGCCCGTCGTGGCGAACGTCTCGCGGCCGTCGTGCGTCAGCGAGACGGCGATCGACGGGTTGGCGAGCGCGTAGCTCGTGACGACCGTGTTGACGTGGGCGAACTCCGTGCCGTCCTGCTTGAGGTACTTCCGGCGGGCCGGGACGTTGAAAAAGAGGTCGTCGACCTCGATGGTGGTGCCCTCCGGGCAGCCGACGGGTTCGACGCTCGTCACCTCGCCGCCCTCGACGGTGAGTTTCGTGCCGCGGTGGCTGTCCACGTCGCGGTCGCTCCGGGGCCGGGTCGTGATCGTGAGCCGGGAGACGGCGCCGACGGCGTGCAGCGCCTCGCCGCGGAAGCCCAGGGTGCCGACGCCCGACTCGAGGTCGTCGATGTCGCGGATCTTCGAGGTAGTGTGTTCCTCGACGGCGCGGGTGACCTCCGCCTCGGTCATGCCGATCCCGTCGTCGGCGACGGTGACGCCGTCTTTGCCGCCGCGCTCGACGGTCACGTCGACGCGGGTGGCGTCGGCGTCGAGGCTGTTCTCGACGAGTTCCTTCACGACCGACGAGGGGCGTTCGACCACCTCGCCCGCGGCGATGCGCTCGACGGTCGCATCGTCGAGGCGGCGTATATCGACCATCACCACCCCGTCCGGGCGGCGTCCTCAAAACACTCCCGGAGCGGCGGCCGTGGGTGCGCCATCCGGGGTCGCACCGACTACCGACCCGGCAACCGAATCACTCCCCGTCGGGGCCTTCGGTCTCGGCGGTCCACTCGGCGGCCTGATGGTTCGCTACCGCGCGTTCGACGGCCGTCTCCAGGGACTTGAAGTGCATCTCCTCGACGGCGCCGTCGGGCGTGTACCAGCAGAAGTCGTCGTGTTCCTCGCCCAGGTCCACGTCGCGGCTGCGGGCCTGCACGCGGTACAGCACCGCGTACACCGGCTCGTCGCCGCTGCCCCAGATGTCGGTCACCGTCTTGACCGGCTCCTCGACGGTCGTGTGGAGTCCCACCCGCTCGTAGAGCGTCCGCCGGAGCGCCGCTTCCGGGTCCGCCTCCGCCTCGATCCGTCCCCCCGGAAACGTCCACGGACGCAGACCACTCGTCACGAGCAACACGTCACCGCGCGGGCCGAAGACGATCCCCCGCTGAGTCACGTGCCCCCTGAAGTACGACTCGCCCATGGTAGTGGGAATCTGGTCGTATCACCGTCAACGTTTCCCTCCGGACTATCGCCGCCACGAACCGTCTGCCGCGCTCACTGCCGTCGTCGGTACCGGACGGGCCCCCTTCGAAATACGATTACTATTCTTATATTTACGGGGAAAGATACCCGAACAGATAGTATCGTCGGTGGGTGGCCTCGCGGTGGCTGGGCGGTGACCAAAACCCATACGTCGGTCGGCCCGGAGAGTCGGCTAT
The window above is part of the Halosimplex rubrum genome. Proteins encoded here:
- a CDS encoding NUDIX hydrolase gives rise to the protein MGESYFRGHVTQRGIVFGPRGDVLLVTSGLRPWTFPGGRIEAEADPEAALRRTLYERVGLHTTVEEPVKTVTDIWGSGDEPVYAVLYRVQARSRDVDLGEEHDDFCWYTPDGAVEEMHFKSLETAVERAVANHQAAEWTAETEGPDGE